One Micromonospora craniellae genomic region harbors:
- a CDS encoding serine/threonine-protein kinase, protein MGGGQRRGTQLLGERYRLIEQVGTGGMSVVWRGYDEVLGRQVAVKVLASRLASDRAFRHRIRIEAQAAARLCHPNITGVYDYGESEQAGLTVPYVVMELIDGAPLTARLRRDARLPWREAVTVAAEVASALATAHARGVVHRDVTPGNVMLTPTGVKVVDFGISALVGENEKGLDGALLGTPAYLAPERLDNGQVSPATDVYAVGLLLYRMLTGRLPWEADSTTQMLRAHLYREPEPMPTVPGLPDGVAALVHRCLAKRPADRPATAELARRLAEAVGKVTARAGDERAAAPMLLASLGTTILPWSAATDALPFAGLRTRRAATRRRRIEAMVATTALVGVMAVVWTMTSRSPASGDIDQPAQAGMSTEQPISCQVSYALRKDSGKDFTAELSLTNIGAKELRDWTMSFTFPGQQKVTKASPAAVRQQGRSVAVQPAPQKPALAPGGTEKLSLTGSYSGPNVLPVEFRVGAARCGVQVSGVAGSVPAPTKTVKATTTSKTGSGGSGGTKVKAGQDDKKPAGKKSKSGKGNGPGKGSGSGEKQPKPAKPGTGNSGKR, encoded by the coding sequence ATGGGTGGTGGCCAACGCAGGGGCACGCAACTGCTCGGTGAGCGGTACCGGCTGATCGAGCAGGTCGGCACGGGCGGGATGTCGGTCGTCTGGCGCGGCTACGACGAGGTGCTCGGCCGCCAGGTGGCGGTCAAGGTCCTCGCGTCCCGGCTGGCCAGCGACCGGGCGTTCCGGCACCGGATCCGGATCGAGGCGCAGGCCGCCGCCCGGCTCTGCCACCCCAACATCACAGGCGTGTACGACTACGGGGAGTCCGAGCAGGCCGGGCTGACCGTGCCGTACGTGGTGATGGAACTCATCGACGGCGCTCCACTGACCGCGCGGCTTCGCCGGGACGCCCGGCTGCCCTGGCGGGAGGCGGTGACGGTGGCGGCGGAGGTGGCCTCCGCGCTGGCCACCGCGCACGCGCGGGGCGTGGTGCACCGGGACGTCACGCCCGGCAACGTGATGCTGACCCCGACCGGCGTCAAGGTCGTCGACTTCGGCATCTCGGCGCTGGTCGGGGAGAACGAGAAAGGGCTGGACGGCGCCCTGCTCGGCACCCCCGCCTACCTCGCCCCGGAACGGCTCGACAACGGCCAGGTCAGCCCGGCCACCGACGTGTACGCGGTCGGGCTGCTGCTCTACCGGATGCTCACCGGGCGGCTGCCCTGGGAGGCTGACAGCACCACGCAGATGTTGCGGGCGCACCTGTACCGCGAACCCGAGCCGATGCCGACGGTGCCGGGGCTGCCCGACGGTGTCGCCGCGCTGGTGCACCGTTGCCTGGCGAAGCGCCCGGCGGACCGGCCGGCCACCGCGGAGTTGGCCCGGCGCCTCGCCGAGGCGGTCGGCAAGGTGACCGCGCGGGCTGGTGACGAGCGGGCCGCCGCACCGATGCTGCTGGCCAGCCTCGGCACCACGATCCTGCCCTGGTCGGCCGCGACCGACGCGCTGCCCTTCGCCGGCCTGCGTACCCGCCGCGCCGCGACCCGTCGCCGCCGGATCGAGGCGATGGTGGCCACCACCGCGTTGGTCGGTGTGATGGCGGTGGTCTGGACGATGACCTCGCGTAGCCCGGCCAGCGGCGACATCGACCAGCCGGCCCAGGCCGGGATGAGCACCGAGCAGCCCATTTCCTGCCAGGTCAGCTACGCGCTGCGTAAGGACTCGGGCAAGGACTTCACCGCCGAGCTGAGCCTGACCAACATCGGTGCGAAGGAGTTGCGCGACTGGACGATGAGCTTCACGTTCCCCGGGCAGCAGAAGGTGACCAAGGCGAGCCCGGCAGCGGTACGCCAGCAGGGGCGCTCGGTCGCTGTGCAGCCGGCCCCGCAGAAGCCGGCGCTGGCACCGGGCGGCACCGAGAAGCTCAGCCTGACCGGCAGCTACAGCGGGCCGAACGTGCTGCCGGTGGAGTTCCGGGTCGGTGCCGCGCGATGCGGGGTGCAGGTATCCGGCGTCGCCGGCAGCGTGCCGGCTCCCACCAAGACGGTGAAGGCCACCACCACCTCGAAGACCGGCTCGGGTGGCTCCGGGGGGACGAAGGTCAAGGCGGGCCAGGACGACAAGAAGCCGGCCGGGAAGAAGTCAAAGTCGGGCAAGGGCAACGGACCGGGCAAGGGCAGCGGGTCGGGTGAGAAACAGCCGAAGCCGGCCAAGCCCGGCACGGGCAACAGCGGGAAGCGCTGA
- a CDS encoding potassium channel family protein, which produces MSARNSGDESIAVIGLGRFGSHLAESLSALGHDVLAVDRNAQQVQKWSAHLDQVTQADATDEDALRQLGIADLQRVVVAIGASVEASVLTVLALVELGVPQIWARAISGQHAKILSSVGAQHVIFPEAETGERLAHLIVTRMLDFVEFGDAFAIAKLRVPESLVGHSISEVRLLDRHGVRVLGIKAPDESRFRYVSDGLELVRDSTLIVEGTIEQVQRFSLIS; this is translated from the coding sequence TTGTCGGCTAGGAACTCCGGCGACGAGAGCATCGCCGTGATCGGGCTCGGCCGGTTCGGCAGCCACCTGGCCGAATCGCTCAGCGCACTCGGTCACGACGTGCTGGCCGTCGACCGCAACGCCCAGCAGGTGCAGAAGTGGTCGGCCCACCTCGATCAGGTGACCCAGGCCGACGCCACCGACGAGGACGCGCTGCGCCAACTCGGCATCGCCGACCTGCAACGCGTGGTGGTGGCCATCGGCGCCTCGGTGGAGGCCAGCGTGTTGACCGTGCTCGCCCTGGTCGAACTCGGCGTACCGCAGATCTGGGCGCGGGCCATCTCCGGGCAGCACGCGAAGATCCTCTCCTCGGTCGGCGCCCAACACGTGATCTTCCCGGAGGCGGAGACCGGCGAACGGCTGGCCCACCTGATCGTCACCCGGATGCTCGACTTCGTGGAGTTCGGCGACGCGTTCGCCATCGCCAAGCTGCGCGTACCCGAGTCGCTCGTAGGGCACTCGATCAGCGAGGTACGGCTGCTGGACCGCCACGGCGTACGGGTGCTCGGGATCAAAGCGCCGGACGAGAGCCGCTTCCGGTACGTCTCCGACGGGCTGGAACTGGTCCGGGACAGCACGCTCATCGTCGAGGGGACCATCGAACAGGTCCAGCGTTTCTCGCTGATCTCCTGA